The Brassica oleracea var. oleracea cultivar TO1000 chromosome C6, BOL, whole genome shotgun sequence genome includes a region encoding these proteins:
- the LOC106297228 gene encoding F-box protein At2g35280-like has product MEQFPILSLPPEVQGLVVKLVAHNSFEDLFRLRATCKAMRLLADNEDVYASFDLFKYSWRLNGFRLRYLLRRCYAQGNPSTLYIKGVEYFYRRNMYVEGLDLMKRAADAGFERASYTYAMTSKLWDDDGNERCIPMQ; this is encoded by the coding sequence ATGGAACAATTCCCTATACTCAGCCTCCCCCCTGAGGTCCAGGGGTTAGTCGTTAAACTCGTGGCACATAACTCCTTCGAAGATCTTTTCAGACTCCGCGCTACTTGCAAGGCTATGCGTTTGTTGGCAGACAATGAAGACGTTTACGCTTCGTTCGATTTGTTTAAATACTCGTGGAGACTTAACGGGTTTAGGCTCCGTTACCTATTGAGAAGATGCTATGCTCAGGGAAACCCAAGTACACTTTACATCAAGGGCGTTGAGTATTTTTACAGGCGAAATATGTACGTTGAGGGTCTTGATTTGATGAAGAGAGCAGCCGATGCTGGATTCGAGCGAGCCTCGTATACCTACGCCATGACAAGCAAATTATGGGATGATGATGGCAACGAGCGTTGTATACCTATGCAATGA